In Helicobacter mastomyrinus, the sequence CTTGCAAGTGAAGGGTAAGGCTTACACTTGCACTATGTAGCCTTTTATAAAAAAGGCATACCCCCCCCCGCCTCCATAGTTTCTGTTGAATTCCCTCTCACTCCATAGCTACAACATCTCATAAAGATAAAAATTAACTTGCTTCTCCCCATAATAGCCATAAAGTCTATTGGTTTTATGCGCATAAGAGATACCTATTAAGATTCTCTAAGTAGAATCATTTTTGAATTTACACCACAAAGGGCTTTAAGTGAAGGCGATTACATTTTTTTGGCTTGTGTTTGGCGTAAGCGCGTATGCTATGTATTACATATATGAAGCGTATCTAATGGATATTCTCATTGCGCTTTTAATCTCTATCGCCACATTTGGCTTATATAATTATCTTGCAAGATTTATCAAATATCCTGTGATTTGCTCCTTTATTAGTGTGTGTATATTGGTGCTCTTTCTTGTAGTGCCTTTGTTTTTCTTGCTTAAAAGTCTCATTGCCTCCGCTACTGAACTCGCGCTTAATCCCGCCGCTTTTAGTGCCTTCATCGATGGGAGCAAGGCGCAGATTCTTGCACTTTTTGATTCTTTCCCTGATGTGAAAGCAAAGTTAAGCGATGTCCTAAGCAGCATTTCTGCCTCATCGATTCTAAGCTATGTGCTGAATTTTAGCTCTGCCCTTGGCAAATCAAGCTTGGGATTTATGATAGATACGGGATTTATTATCGTATTTTTATTTTTTTATTTTCTTTATGGCAAGGAAGCCTATGCTTATATTATCGAGCTTATACCTTTTGAAAATACGCAAATTGCATCAGTGCTAAGTGAGGTAACAAATACCATTAAGGTTGTGTTCTATACTTCTATTCTTAATATCGTTTTGCAGGGCTTTGCCTTTGGCGCGATGATTGTATTTTTTGGCTATGATGGCGTGTTTTGCGGTATGCTCTATGGACTTGCCTCGATTGTGCCTATTGTGGGCGGGGCTTTGGTGTGGCTACCGCTTGCAGGATATGAATTTTATTTAGGACATACGCAAAATGCTATTATCATCGCCCTATATGCCCTTATCGTGTGTGCGGTGGTGATTGATAATGTGATTAAGCCTATTTTGATTGGTATCATTAATAAAAAGATTCTCAAAACCTCAGTCAAAATCAATGAATTGCTTATATTCTTTGCTATTTTAGCAGGGCTTACAAGCTTAGGATTCTGGGGGATTATCATCGGTCCTGCCATCACTGCGTTTTTTATCTCACTTTTAAGAATCTATCGCAAGCAAACTTCCAAAGAGCCTATTGAAAGCAATCATAAGCTTTGAGATTGAAGAAGAGAGTATGACAATAAGCTTTCTTTTGCTACAATCTTTAAAGTTTTGCAAAAAGGAATAATATGCTCAATGTGATTTTTGATATGGACGGCACACTCATTGATAGCGAGGATTGTATATGTGCAGCGGTAAATGCTATTAGAAAGGATAGGAATCTAGCACCTTTAGAATATGAGTTTATCAAACAAACTGCACATACGCCCAATGTGTCGTGTGCGAAAGTATTTTATGAGATAGATGATTTTGCTTTCCCTAGCTATAAGGTAGGCTTTGAATCATATTTTGATAAAGCCTATAATGATGGAGCAAGGCTTTTTGAGGGTGTGGAGTGGCTTTTAAGAGAATGCAAGAAAAGGGGCTATTCTTTAGCCATTGCTTCAAATGCGCCGCAGCATACATTGGGAGGGATTTTAGAGCAGCATAAGATTTTTGCATTTTTTGATAGTATCTTAGGTGCACAAATAGGTATAGAATCGAAGCCAAGCCCAATGATGATACATAAGATTCTGCAAAATGCGCCATTTGAAAAAAGTGCATTTGTGGGTAATGGTGCGAAAGATAGAGGCGCGGCTAAGAATGCGGGGATTCCATACCTACACGCAAAATGGGGGGCTAACCCTAGCACATTGCAAAAGGACGAGTTTGACAGCGCACAAAAGCTTTTAGCAATGCTTGAAAAAGTGGCAGAGGCTATTTGAGCAGAGGTTTAAGCTAATTGCTTACTCCTATTTGATAATAGCTAAAGCCCTTATTTGCAAGTTGGCAATGCTGATAGATATTGCGCCCATCAAAAATGATAGGATTGTTTAAAAGCTTTTTTATCTCCTCAAAGTCTGGACTTCTAAACTCCCTCCATTCTGTCAAAAG encodes:
- a CDS encoding AI-2E family transporter; translation: MKAITFFWLVFGVSAYAMYYIYEAYLMDILIALLISIATFGLYNYLARFIKYPVICSFISVCILVLFLVVPLFFLLKSLIASATELALNPAAFSAFIDGSKAQILALFDSFPDVKAKLSDVLSSISASSILSYVLNFSSALGKSSLGFMIDTGFIIVFLFFYFLYGKEAYAYIIELIPFENTQIASVLSEVTNTIKVVFYTSILNIVLQGFAFGAMIVFFGYDGVFCGMLYGLASIVPIVGGALVWLPLAGYEFYLGHTQNAIIIALYALIVCAVVIDNVIKPILIGIINKKILKTSVKINELLIFFAILAGLTSLGFWGIIIGPAITAFFISLLRIYRKQTSKEPIESNHKL
- a CDS encoding HAD family hydrolase, encoding MLNVIFDMDGTLIDSEDCICAAVNAIRKDRNLAPLEYEFIKQTAHTPNVSCAKVFYEIDDFAFPSYKVGFESYFDKAYNDGARLFEGVEWLLRECKKRGYSLAIASNAPQHTLGGILEQHKIFAFFDSILGAQIGIESKPSPMMIHKILQNAPFEKSAFVGNGAKDRGAAKNAGIPYLHAKWGANPSTLQKDEFDSAQKLLAMLEKVAEAI